A segment of the Phycisphaerales bacterium AB-hyl4 genome:
GACGCGATTCCCCGCGACGGCGCCAGGGATGGTCGGGGTATGAACATGGCGGCGTGGCGAACGAGCGTTAAATCGCCAGGGCACGTGGGGCGGAGCCCTTGTTCATACCTGCGTCGCGAGATGCAGCGCGGTTTCGCAGCAAGCCGTGTACGCGTGTAGGTCAAGGTATTCATCGGCGGTATGGTTCTTGTGCTGGCCCGTGCTGATGGTGACGGTGGGGATACCGTGCTGCGTCAGCCAGTTGGCATCCAGGCCGCCGTTGAGCACGCCCAGTTCCACGGGTTGGCCCGTTGCCTGACGCATCGCCGAGCGGGCCATTTGCACGGTCGGCTCGGTCTGCTTGAGCCGGAACGACTCATACGCGAGCGTGTCCTGAAAGCTCACGCTACCGCGCCCGCCTTGCGCGTTGCGAAGTTGGCGTGCCGATCGTTCAAACGCCGTTTTGACTCGCTTGAGAAGGCGGTTGCGGAAGGTGGTGCTGTGACTGCGGATGCCGACGGTCAATCGAGCCGTGGGCGCGACGACATTGTTGGCGCTGCCGCCGTCGATCGTGCCGACGTTGACCGCTCCGCGCTGGTTGCCCTTTTCAACAAGGCCCAACCAGCCCTCGGCGTGCAATTCGGCAATGGCGTTCGCCGCGAGGGTAATGGCGCTGACACCTTCCTGCGGCCGTACGCCGGCGTGGGCGGGGATGCCCTCGATCGTAACGGACAGGTGGTGCGACCCGGTCGCACCGATGAACAGCTTGTTTGATCCGCTGCCGTCGAAGTTGAACGCCATGGTCGGCTTGCCCAGCATGGGCACGTCGAGCAGGCGGGCGCCGATCACCCCGGCCTCTTCCTGCACCATGAAGGCGAAGGTGAGCGGTGGGTGTGGCAACTTGCGGCGAAGCAGTTCACAGGCGGCGTACAGTATGGCCGCCACACCTGATCGATCGTCTGCCCCCAGCCCTTTGCCCGGCACGCCCGACTGGATGATGTCTCCCTTGCGGAGCGGCTTCGTGCCCACGCAGATGGGAACGGTATCGGTGTGAGCGGCGAACAACCGCCTTGGACCTCGTCGCGTTCCGCGTAGCTTGACGATGAGGTTGCCCACCTCACCGCCGAGGGGCGACGCTTTGTGTGCGCAATCGTGGCGTATCGCCGACGCCGGGCAGCCGACCTGTCTCAGTTGGTCTTTGATGAACTGCATGACCTGGGCTTCCTGGCCGCTGCCGCCGGGGATAGCCAGCAGTTGCATCACCAGGTCGATGGCCTGGTCCTGTTGGATCTTCTTGTTCGGGAATGCTGCAAGCGAATTGCGTGGCATCATTTGCCTTTCCATGTGTGGACGCGCGGATCGGCGGCCAGCGGATGAGCATGGCTTTGGATCAACATGCTCACGTCTACCTCTGCCTGACCTTACGCCAACGACCGCCGTAGTCGAAGTCGGGCCAGTTTACAGCATCACCACGTTTCACTTTTGCGATTTGGCTGTTGGGAGGGGGCAATAGAGCGTAGCGGGTTGGCGAGCCGACGTTTCAGCAAGAATGTTACGTCCGCAATGTTGAGGTGAAGTGGGGAGTGCTTGAAGTCAAAGCAGCGTGAAGCATTAA
Coding sequences within it:
- a CDS encoding M20/M25/M40 family metallo-hydrolase, translating into MMPRNSLAAFPNKKIQQDQAIDLVMQLLAIPGGSGQEAQVMQFIKDQLRQVGCPASAIRHDCAHKASPLGGEVGNLIVKLRGTRRGPRRLFAAHTDTVPICVGTKPLRKGDIIQSGVPGKGLGADDRSGVAAILYAACELLRRKLPHPPLTFAFMVQEEAGVIGARLLDVPMLGKPTMAFNFDGSGSNKLFIGATGSHHLSVTIEGIPAHAGVRPQEGVSAITLAANAIAELHAEGWLGLVEKGNQRGAVNVGTIDGGSANNVVAPTARLTVGIRSHSTTFRNRLLKRVKTAFERSARQLRNAQGGRGSVSFQDTLAYESFRLKQTEPTVQMARSAMRQATGQPVELGVLNGGLDANWLTQHGIPTVTISTGQHKNHTADEYLDLHAYTACCETALHLATQV